In Excalfactoria chinensis isolate bCotChi1 chromosome 3, bCotChi1.hap2, whole genome shotgun sequence, one DNA window encodes the following:
- the TRIB2 gene encoding tribbles homolog 2, giving the protein MNIQRSTPITIARYGRPRNKTQDFEELSSIRSIEPSQSFSPNLGSPSPPETPNLSHCVSCIGKYLLLEPLEGDHVFRAVHLHSGEELVCKVFDIGCYQELLAPCFCLPAHKNINQITEIILGETKAYVFFERSYGDMHSFVRTCKKLKEEEAAKLFYQIASAVAHCHDGGLVLRDLKLRKFIFKDEERTRVKLESLEDAYILRGNDDSLSDKHGCPAYVSPEILNTNGSYSGKAADVWSLGVMLYTMLVGRYPFHDIEPSSLFSKIRRGQFNIPETLSPKAKCLIRSILRREPSERLTSQEILDHPWFSTDFNVSNSGYGAKEVSDQLVPDVNMEEDLDPFFN; this is encoded by the exons ATGAACATACAAAGGTCAACCCCTATCACGATAGCACGATATGGGAGACCGCGGAATAAAACCCAGGATTTTGAGGAGCTTTCGTCCATACGGTCCATCGAGCCAAGCCAGAGTTTTAGTCCGAATCTAGGCTCGCCGAGCCCGCCGGAGACCCCGAACTTGTCGCATTGCGTTTCTTGCATCGGGAAATACTTATTGTTGGAGCCTCTCGAGGGAGACCACGTTTTCCGAGCCGTACATCTACACAGTGGCGAGGAGCTGGTTTGCAAG GTGTTTGATATTGGCTGCTACCAGGAGTTATTAGCACCATGTTTTTGTCTGCCTGCACATAAAAATATCAAccaaattacagaaataattctcGGGGAGACAAAAGCGTATGTGTTCTTTGAAAGGAGCTATGGGGACATGCATTCATTTGTTCGCACCTGCAAGAAGCTTAAAGAAGAGGAGGCAGCCAAACTCTTCTATCAAATAGCTTCCGCCGTTGCACACTGCCATGATGGTGGACTGGTACTGCGAGATCTGAAGCTGCGAAAGTTTATTTTCAAGGACGAAGAAAG GACTAGAGTGAAATTGGAAAGCTTAGAAGATGCTTATATTTTAAGAGGAAATGATGACTCTCTTTCTGATAAGCATGGATGCCCAGCCTATGTGAGTCCAGAGATCTTGAACACAAATGGCAGCTACTCTGGCAAAGCAGCGGACGTATGGAGTCTAGGTGTCATGCTTTATACCATGCTAGTTGGACGCTATCCTTTCCATGACATTGAGCCTAGTTCCCTCTTCAGCAAGATCCGGCGTGGGCAATTTAACATTCCAGAAACTCTGTCCCCCAAGGCAAAATGCCTCATACGTAGCATACTGCGTCGGGAGCCATCGGAAAGGCTGACTTCACAGGAAATTCTGGACCATCCATGGTTTTCTACAGATTTTAATGTATCGAATTCAGGATATGGTGCTAAGGAAGTATCAGATCAGCTGGTGCCTGATGTCAACATGGAAGAAGACTTGGACCCGTTCTTTAACTGA